The stretch of DNA tctgttttaCCATTACGTATGGTCTCACAGAAGCATttgcctgtgatttttttaattttttgtggaAATAGATTTCCACAAATACCACACTGCACTTCTCTCTGGAAGTATTAATAGCTCAGACTGTCCTCTCTGCCTGTCACAAAGAGGAATGGAAATTCGAAATGAGGAACcaagacaataaaataaaaaaagccaagcaGACAAAGACCAGTTGTCAACACGGTTTAAATTAGCAAGATATTAAAAGATAGGATGGAAAAGGATGTTAAACTGGATTTGAAAACTGAGAGTGGGGTTCAGAAGGAACCAGTGAGCAGGGCACTGGTTTGGAGGTGTCACTGGGACAAATTCCAGAATCTCTGAGCCAAATCTGAGTACAGTGGGTTGCTCATGGAAAGTGGATGGGTGACACCCTACAGGTGACAGCCCTGAGGGTGACAGCCTCATAAGCGACAGCCCTTTGGGTGACAGCCTATGGGTGACAGCCCCACAGGTGACAACCCCACAGGTGACACCCGACAGGTGACAGTCCTACAGGTGACAGCCCTATAGGTGACATGCCTATGGGTGACAGGTGTCAGCCCTGTGGGTGTCAACTCTGCTGGTGACATCCCTATGGGTGACATCCCTATGGGTGACAGCCCAATGGGTGACATCCCAACAGGTGATATCACTAGGGGTGACATCCCTATGGGTGACATCCCTATGGGTGACAGCCCAACGGGTGACAGCCCAACGGGTGACATCCCTATGGGTGACATCCCTATGGGTGACATCACTAGGGGTGATATCCCTAGGGGTGACAGCCCAACGGGTGACATCCCTATGGGTGACATCCCTATGGGTGACATCACTATGGGTGACAGCCCAACGGGTGACAGCCCAACGGGTGACACCACTATGGGTGACATCCCTATGGGTGACATCACTAGGGGTGACATCCCTATGGGTGACATCCCTATGGGTGACATCCCTATGGGTGACATCACTAGGGGTGATATCCCTATGGGTGACAGCCCTATGGGTGACATCACTAGGGGTGACATCCCAATGGGTGACAGCCCTATGGGTGACATCCCTATGGGTGACATCCCTATGGGTGACAGCCCTATGGGTGACAGCCCTATGGGTGACATCACCAGAGGATGAAAACGACGTTCAGCATCCCCACGATGAGGGATAGACCCGGAAGAGCCTTGGCTCAgccctccctctgtccctctgtccctctgtccctctgtccctcgCAGCGTCCTGTGCTGCCGAGAACGTCACCGTGGTGGCCGCCTGGGAGGGGGACACCATTTCTGTCAACTGCTCCTACGACGCGCGGCAGTGGTGGCGGGAGAAGAGCTGGTGCAGGCAGCTGGACCAGAGCCGGTGCCAGCGCGTGGTGAGCGCCCCGCCCGTGTGgctcctgtggctgcccttCCCCGGCAGCAGGAGAGGCGCCACCTCCATCAGGGACAACGCCCGCGCCGGGCTCCTGACCGTCACCATGAGGCGCCTCCGCAGGGAGGACGCGGGGCTCTACCAGTGCAGAACGGATTTCCTGGGCGAAACCAGGAGCCTGAGGAAGGTGCAGGTGGAAGTGCTGGCAGGTACGTCCTGGGGCGCCGAGTTTGGGGGGTTCCTACTGGGATTTCACAGTATTCCTGCTGGAGTTTCACGGGTTCCTAGTGGAAATTCATGTGTCCCTACTGGAATTTCATGGGTTCCTACTGGAATTTCACAGGTTCCTATTGGAATTTCATGTGTCCCTACTGGAATTTCATGGGTTCCTACTGGAATTTCATGTGTCCCTACTGGAATTTCATGGGTTCATACTGGAATTTCATGTGTCCCTACTGGAATTTCATGGGTTCCTACTGGAATTTCATGTGTCCCTACTGGAATTTCATGGGTTCATACTGGAATTTCATGTGTCCCTACTGGAATTTCACATGTCCTTACTGGAATTTCATGTGTCCCTACTGGAATTTCACAGGTTCCTACTGGAATTTCATGGGTTCCTACTGGAATTTCACATGTTCTTATTAGAATTTCATGGGTTCCTACTGGAATTTCACATGTCCCTATTGGAATTTCACGGGTTCCTACTGGAATTTCACATGTCCCTATTGGAATTTCATGGGTTCCTACTGAAATTTCACATGTTCCTATTAGAATTTCATGGGTTCCTACTGGAATTTCACATGTCCCTATTGGAATTTCACGGGTTCCTACTGGAATTTCACATGTTCTTATTAGAATTTCATGTGTCCCTATTGGAATTTCACGGGTTCCTACTGGAATTTCACATGTTCCTACTGGAATTTCACATGTCCCTACTGGAATTTCATGGGTTCCTACTGGAATTTCACATGTCCCTATTGGAATTTCACAGGTTCCTATTGGAATTTCTCATGTCCCTACTGGAATTTCACATGTCCCTACTGGAATTTCATGGGTTCCTACTGGAATTTCTCATGTCCCTACTGGAATTTCATGGGTTCCTACTGGAATTTCACTGGTCCCTATTAGAATTTCACAGGTTCCTACTGGAATTTCCTATTGGAATTCCATGGGTgtctgcagctgcccagggcccACTTGAGTCAACATCTACTTTTGTCTCGCTCTAAGGAGGTTCTGTGTTTCACTGCCTCCTTTTATTCCCGATTTACAGCTGCTCACTGTTAGAGGGGATCTGACATATCACCTCCTTATTGCTCCCAGTGCCCCGTCTCACCTGGGTTACCTGCCCAGCTGAACATCACCCAGAAACGCCTGCAGACTAAACTGTTGTGTTTCCATCAGCAGCTGACCTGGTGACCCATGTGCcagaggagcccagagctgtgcagggcatCTCCAGGTGAGCCCAAAACTCCTCGTGCTGAGATCTCTAATCTTCCTGGGACTAAGGCAGCACTACAAGAGATTTTTTCTAAGGTCGGACCATCCCCTTCATGGTTGCGTTTCTTGTTCCCCACAGGTCCCTTCCTGATGTGGATTTCACTGTTTTCTACATCCTGGCTGGATTCCTGGTGGCCAAGTTCATGGTGGCTGTGCTGGTCTGTGCTGTTGTCCGCAGCAGGAAGAACAGGGAGAGGGGGCAGAACCCAGGCCTGGGTGAGCAGCAGGTGCTCCCGCTCCCTGCCGACCTTGGACATGATGGAATTGGCCTCCCCTGGGAGAGCTCTGCATGAGCCAAGCCAAAGGGAATCCACGGGAAAGGCAAATCAGGGGTTTGCCGTCTGCCATAAGAAAAGGATCACTACTAACCACAGGTCTGGAAGAGCCTGTCACTCTGGAGAGGGAACGTCCCCATCTTCCTCATCACCTCTTCCCTTGACCTCATCCCCAGGCAGTTATTCCAGACTTCATTCCCAGGACCATTCCATCACGGTCTGAACTGACACCCATCAACTTCCCGTCACCTCAGGTGACAGATTCTGTCTTTCCAaggtgaggaggagcagctcccaaaaGCTGCTTTGGACAGTGGGGATGCTTGGAGAAAATCCCTGTGGAAAGGAACTGCAGGACACACCAGGAAAGGGACGTGGTGTCCTTGAATTTCCGAGCCGGCCTCTCCTCTCTGAAGGGACTTTGTGAGCACAGGAACTGTCTCTCTGTTCTTCTCCCCGTGTTTTCTCTCCCATGTGGTGGTTGCTCATCCCTCCCCACTGAGCTGCactcagctctcccaggctccaaaccctttttccctgcaaaactaaataaaatcCATCTGATTCTCTGGCTCGGTGTGGATTCCTGCAG from Vidua chalybeata isolate OUT-0048 chromosome 24, bVidCha1 merged haplotype, whole genome shotgun sequence encodes:
- the TREM2 gene encoding triggering receptor expressed on myeloid cells 2 isoform X2, translating into MPSSCAPSFRHSKEGERSCPWAEPALLLSSSSPVPSLLSPMEKLLHLTLAFLAASCAAENVTVVAAWEGDTISVNCSYDARQWWREKSWCRQLDQSRCQRVVSAPPVWLLWLPFPGSRRGATSIRDNARAGLLTVTMRRLRREDAGLYQCRTDFLGETRSLRKVQVEVLAADLVTHVPEEPRAVQGISRSLPDVDFTVFYILAGFLVAKFMVAVLVCAVVRSRKNRERGQNPGLGEQQVLPLPADLGHDGIGLPWESSA
- the TREM2 gene encoding triggering receptor expressed on myeloid cells 2 isoform X1 is translated as MCRMKKMPSSCAPSFRHSKEGERSCPWAEPALLLSSSSPVPSLLSPMEKLLHLTLAFLAASCAAENVTVVAAWEGDTISVNCSYDARQWWREKSWCRQLDQSRCQRVVSAPPVWLLWLPFPGSRRGATSIRDNARAGLLTVTMRRLRREDAGLYQCRTDFLGETRSLRKVQVEVLAAADLVTHVPEEPRAVQGISRSLPDVDFTVFYILAGFLVAKFMVAVLVCAVVRSRKNRERGQNPGLGEQQVLPLPADLGHDGIGLPWESSA